The segment TTCATCCACTATGAAAAATTGATGTGGTATGCTACGCCCCCTTATGTAGGTGAGGGCTTCTATCTCCACCATATTCTGGGTAAATAGCTCCCTATAAGTCAACGGATTTTCACTCTGATCCAGCAGCAGATTCAGATTGTCGTACACCGGCTGCATCCATGGGTTTATCTTATCCTTCAATTCACCAGGAAGATATCCGAGATCCTTCCCCATTGGAAAAATTGGCCTTGATACAAGTAGCTTCTTGTAAAGCTGATCATCCACAACTTTTTTTAACCCTGCGGCCACTGCCAGTAGAGTTTTACCAGTTCCGGAAATACCAGCAAGAGACACAAGCTTTATATTGTCATCCATCAATGCGTCAAAGGCAAATCTTTGCTCTGCATTTCTGGCAAATATCCCCCATATGCCATCCTTAAATTCTGATACTCTTTTTAGATTCAGTTGTTCATCAAATTTTACAAGAGCTGAGTGACCGGGTCTTTCCTCCGAATCCAATCTTACATATTCATTTATTGTGCCATCTATTCCAGGATTAGTTATAATCCCATCTTTATAGATTTTATCAATTAAATGGTCAGCAACGTTAATCACCCTTGTCCCTTCAGAAAACTCCTTTATCTCTGTTTTCTCCTGGGTGTAATCTATCGCCTTTATACCAAATACATCAGCTTTTATCCTGAGATTTGCATCTTTTGTGACAAAAACAGTTTCATAAGGTTCATGCTCTTTGAGCCAGATTGCCACTGATATTATAAGGTTGTCGGCTTTATCTCTTATGAGATCGTTTGATACTTTTGAACTAATAGTATGGTTACAGATATTTACCCTTATCTTTGAACCATTTGGCAGCATAACACCTGCCTTCAAATCCCCCTCTTTCCTCAACTCATCCAGAACACGAGCAAAAAACCTTGCGTTATAACCGGTTTGATCCATATTCTTTTTGAAGTTATCTATCTCTTCGATCACCATGATAGGTATGTTTATTATGGCATCATCAAATGCATTTATAGCTTTCGGATCGTAAAGGATCACATTCGTATCAAAAACGTAATTAATCATATAACCCCCGTTTATAAAGGATATGTGAATTATATCATTATTTTTAGCTTATGCAAGATTATTTTGGAATCTGGCAAACCTCTTTACTCATTCTTTAGCTTTATTGTAATTAATATACACATATCCTGTTGATTTATTTTATTTTGAGAATATAATTAATATATGCCAAAATTTGAATACACTTCAGAGTTTGAATGTAGCATCGAAGAGCTTTTTTCTTATCACGAAAGGAAGGCTGTTGTAAATAGACTCATTCCGCCCTGGGATGATGTGGTGGTGGTGAAAGAGCCCCAAAACCTCATCGATTCCGATGCAGAATTTTTGGTTACTCTGGCACCTCTGGTTTGTTTCCGCTGGATTGCAAAGCATTGCGATTATGTAAAAAATAACCAATTTAAGGATATTCAGCTTACTGGACCTTTCAGACGGTGGGAACATACACATTTATTTGGATCTAACGAATATGGTAAATCTTATCTGACCGATAGGATTGAGTTTGAACCTCTATTTTCTTCGATCTCCAGGATATTTGCTGAAAATATGATCAGAGAAAAACTTATAAAAACCTTCAGATACAGACATACCGTCACAAAGAATGACATCGATTTCATCAAAAAACAGAGTACTAATAAACAGTTTGTAATAGGGATAGCTGGGTCAAGTGGAGTCATTGGAAGAGAGTTGACCTCTTTTTTACGGCTACTTGGGCATACTGTTTACAAAATAGTACGCAAAATACCAAAACAGAGGGATGAGATATTCTTCAATCTGGAAAAAGAAGAGCTGACGAATCTATCTGAGCCACTTGATATAGTTATCAATTTAGCTGGAGAGCCTATATCTGAGGGATTGTGGACGGATAAGAAATTAAAAGCGATATATGATAGCAGGGTGGTCTTCACAAGTAAACTTATTCAGGCTATAAAAAAACTCGAAAAACCAATAATTCATTACATAAATGCTTCCGCCATAGGGTATTACGGAGATAGAAAAGAAAGATTATCAGAAGATGGATCGAAAGGGGATGGATTTATTTCAGATCTATGCCAAAAATGGGAACTGGCTGCAAAAAACGACCTTTTCCCCACCACAATCTTAAGAATCGGTGTCGTTTTGACCCCAAAAGGTGGAGCTTTGAAACAGCTTTTAAAGTTTGTAAACCTCAATCTGGGAGCCACATTGGGTGATGGAGAGCAATACATAAGCTGGATTACGATGGATGACCTGATATATGGGATAACTCATATATTAAATAATCGATTGGAAGGGGTATTTAATATGGTGTCGCCATCCCCTGTTACTCAAAAAGAGATGATGGATACCATATCAAATAAGCTTAGAAAAGTCCGAATACTTAGTCTGAATAGGAAAACAGTGGAGTTGATCTACGGTAGGTTGGGGAAAGAGGTATTGTTGGCTAATAATTATGTAATACCTGATAGATTAAATCTTTCAAATTACAACTTTTATTTCCCTTATCTGGAATCAGCTCTTGATCATCTTCTGGGGGTAAAGGATGAGTGAAAAGAACCGGACACTTTTTTACTGCATAATCCTTACTGCTCTTATATTTGGTTTCATGCACCATTTTTTTGTGGGGATACATTTTGAGAGACTACATATATTTCTTTTAAACTTATGCGCTGGGGGTACACTTATTATCTATTTTACAGAAGGTTCGGTAAACTTCACCAGAAAAACGACTATATTTTTCATATCATCTTTTTTATATGCCATATTCGCATTTCTTGAGAAATATGAAGCAGCAATATTTATATCGATTGTGATGTTTTTTGTGGTGGAATCTGTGAGGATTAAGAGATTTGGCTTCTTTCCAAAACAGTTTTTCCTTGGTAAATATAAAATGTCTGAGAAGTTTCATCATGCATCCCTGCTTTGTCTGTCCATAGGGCTCTTACTTTCCTCATTTGCCATCATCAATCACAAATATTTTCAACTGCTACCTTTCAGAAAATTTGAGCTTAATACGTTTTTTTTAGGTTTTTCTTTCCCCGTTTCTCTTATAACTCTATCAATAATATTTTCAATCATGCAAAAGGCACCTTCAGGCTTTCAGAAGTTCTTAAAAATACTATCTTTCTGGGTGATAAACGTGGGGGTGGTGGTATTTTTTATCTTTATACTTTTTGAATCCCCAATACTTGAAATTATTATCTCAAGCACATTATTTATTATGGTTTTCATTGTTTTCATACTGTATTACCTTTTAGGTTATAAAGAACAGAGAAAGCTTTTTCTCTCCTCAGGGATAGCTTTTTTAAATTTCACAGCAGTCACAGGAATAGCTTATATTCTACTTTACCTTACCAATTTCAACACTTTAGAAAATGCAAAACTTATTAAAGATATACATAGAATAGTTTCACTTTACGGCTGGAATCTTACGGGGCTCTCTGTAATTTTAAGGTTTAGAGATTTCCCTATATCTCTTAATTCCAGTGTAATCATTGCCCTACACTGGATAACTGTAGCGATTCTCATCCCTCTGGGATATTATCTTCCGATATTTTCCCTTATTGCCACCATAAGTTTTGCAGTTTTTCTATATGTCATACTTTTTAGTAAAAGTATGAAGAATGTATGAAATATTCGAAGATACTATCTTGAATAAAATAAACCCACCAGTTTCTTGAGACACCAAAAGCTGGTGGGTAGGTCATCTTTTTCCTTTGATTATCCGCAGCAGCTTCCACCTGCATTTTCAGGGATTATAGCAAAACCTTCGCCGTACTCATTTGAGATGTAATCGATCTGCACATCCCCAAGATAATTTAGAATCCTCTCTTCCACCATTATCCGAACACCGTTAATCAAGTGAACTTGATCTTCTTCTGGCTCATCCAGAGCCAATCCCAGACTGGGACCGCCTCAACCAATCCCTTCCAAAACCAATCTCAAACACTTGTCCGGATGGTCCTTCATAAATTCGTTTAGTTTGTCTCTGGCAGTATCACTTATCTTTAACATACATCACCTTTAATGTTATTTGTCTGTATAAACTATGCACTTTTGCCAAAACTGTCAATAGTATTTTCCAACAAAAATTATCATACAAATCTGCACATCCTGTTATATTCGCAATACACACAATCTCTATCCGGAAGAGGGTAGATATGCTCTGTTTTTTCAATGTGGTTGATGATATAATCTATTATACCTGCTACTTCCTTTTCTACGCTAAATTTCTTTATGTTACCATTATTTTTGCCAAATAAGTAGTATATCGCTTCATATTCATCAGCTTTATATTTACTCATAGCTAACACAATATACGTTAGAAGCTGAACACTTTTTAAATTTTCTTTCAAATAAAGGAGATCCTCTCTGTTGATTCCAAGTTCGTAAATCTTATCTGATAATTGGGTTACTTTGCTTTTGGAAGGCGATTTAAGACTACTACCTGTCTTATAATCGATTATTATCAATTTATCCCTTAATTTATCTATCCTATCTATAACTCCTTCCAACTTCCCTTTTTTAATCCCTTTTTCTTTTGCCATCACTATGGAATCTCTTAAGTTTTCATCATCAAAGTGTACATCTAAAAACCTATTAAATCGATACTCCAGTATCTTCCTAAACATCTCATATTCCAGTTCACTCATATCTAAAATGTAGTTTTTTAAATTACCTTCATTATTTATCTTCGTGGTTATACGTTTATTTTGACTTCTTACACAATCGATTATATTTAGAGCATTCTCAACTAAGAATGAATCTTTCACCGGTTTACCTAATTCGATTGTTTCTTCTAAGATTGCATGAACAATTGAACCCACCCTATCTGCTTTAAAATCGCTATCGATATTTACGGCTGGT is part of the Calditerrivibrio nitroreducens DSM 19672 genome and harbors:
- a CDS encoding TIGR01777 family oxidoreductase; the protein is MPKFEYTSEFECSIEELFSYHERKAVVNRLIPPWDDVVVVKEPQNLIDSDAEFLVTLAPLVCFRWIAKHCDYVKNNQFKDIQLTGPFRRWEHTHLFGSNEYGKSYLTDRIEFEPLFSSISRIFAENMIREKLIKTFRYRHTVTKNDIDFIKKQSTNKQFVIGIAGSSGVIGRELTSFLRLLGHTVYKIVRKIPKQRDEIFFNLEKEELTNLSEPLDIVINLAGEPISEGLWTDKKLKAIYDSRVVFTSKLIQAIKKLEKPIIHYINASAIGYYGDRKERLSEDGSKGDGFISDLCQKWELAAKNDLFPTTILRIGVVLTPKGGALKQLLKFVNLNLGATLGDGEQYISWITMDDLIYGITHILNNRLEGVFNMVSPSPVTQKEMMDTISNKLRKVRILSLNRKTVELIYGRLGKEVLLANNYVIPDRLNLSNYNFYFPYLESALDHLLGVKDE
- a CDS encoding iron-sulfur cluster biosynthesis family protein, which gives rise to MLKISDTARDKLNEFMKDHPDKCLRLVLEGIGUGGPSLGLALDEPEEDQVHLINGVRIMVEERILNYLGDVQIDYISNEYGEGFAIIPENAGGSCCG
- a CDS encoding PhoH family protein, coding for MINYVFDTNVILYDPKAINAFDDAIINIPIMVIEEIDNFKKNMDQTGYNARFFARVLDELRKEGDLKAGVMLPNGSKIRVNICNHTISSKVSNDLIRDKADNLIISVAIWLKEHEPYETVFVTKDANLRIKADVFGIKAIDYTQEKTEIKEFSEGTRVINVADHLIDKIYKDGIITNPGIDGTINEYVRLDSEERPGHSALVKFDEQLNLKRVSEFKDGIWGIFARNAEQRFAFDALMDDNIKLVSLAGISGTGKTLLAVAAGLKKVVDDQLYKKLLVSRPIFPMGKDLGYLPGELKDKINPWMQPVYDNLNLLLDQSENPLTYRELFTQNMVEIEALTYIRGRSIPHQFFIVDEAQNLTPHEIKTILTRAGENTKIVLTGDPNQIDNPYIDFYSNGLSYVIERFKNDPIAAAIYLTKGERSLLASKAAEKL